The following proteins are co-located in the Doryrhamphus excisus isolate RoL2022-K1 chromosome 3, RoL_Dexc_1.0, whole genome shotgun sequence genome:
- the mtm1 gene encoding myotubularin isoform X1 — MASPISMYNSNALDTHISSTSRESLKMELLADVTLLPGEERIIDKDIIYICPFSGAVKGKVLITNYRLYFRSSDSDVTVTLDVPLGAISRVEKMGGASSRGENSYGLDITCKDMRNLRFALKQEGHSRRDIFELLFKHAFPVSHGLPLFAYVTQEKYEENGWNIYKPIEEFRRQGLPNNKWRITFINKSYELCDTYPTVLAVPFKCKEEDLRRVASFRSRARIPVLSWIHRENQAVIARCSQPLVGMSGKRNKDDERYLDLIREANDTTKLTIFDARPNVNAVANKATGGGYEGDEYQNAELVFLDIQNIHVMRESLKKLKDIVYPNVEESHWLSSLESTHWLEHVKLVLSGAIQVADKVSSGNSVVVHCSDGWDRTAQLTSLAMLMLDSHYRTLKGLQVLIEKEWISFGHKFASRIGHGDKNHADQDRSPIFVQFIDCVWQMTKQFPTAFEFNERLLLTILDHLYSCRFGTFLYNCESARDQNGVRLKTVSLWSLINSKTDIYLNPFYTPESGRVLYPVASMRHLELWVTYYIRWNPRIRQQQQSPVEQRYLELLALRDEYIKKLEELQLSDSTPSRLANSSTPNTSSSSSSPTPSQQYTHLHTPF, encoded by the exons ATGGCCTCACCAATCTCTATGTACAACTCCAATGCCTTGGACACTCACATCTCCAGT acctcCAGAGAGTCTTTGAAGATGGAGTTGTTAGCTGATGTCACCCTGCTGCCAGGAGAGGAGAGGATCATCG ATAAAGACATCATCTACATTTGTCCGTTCAGCGGTGCCGTAAAAGGCAAAGTGTTGATCACCAACTACAGACTCTACTTCAGGAGTTCGGATTCT GATGTGACAGTGACACTGGACGTTCCTCTGGGTGCCATCAGTCGGGTCGAGAAAATGGGTGGGGCATCGAGTAGAGGAGAGAACTCTTACGGCCTGGACATCACCTGCAAG GACATGAGGAACCTGAGGTTTGCCCTCAAGCAGGAGGGTCACAGCAGACGAGACATCTTTGAGCTCCTCTTCAAGCATGCCTTCCCTGTCTCACATGGCCTG CCTCTGTTTGCATACGTGACTCAGGAGAAGTACGAGGAGAATGGCTGGAATATTTATAAACCCATAGAAGAGTTCAGACGGCAG GGCTTACCGAATAACAAGTGGCGCATTACTTTCATCAATAAAAGCTATGAACTGTGTGACACCTACCCCACTGTGTTGGCTGTGCCCTTTAAGTGTAAAGAAGAGGACCTGCGGAGAGTTGCTTCCTTCAGGTCCAGAGCACGCATACCA GTGCTGTCATGGATCCACAGGGAGAACCAGGCAGTGATTGCACGCTGCAGCCAGCCTTTGGTCGGCATGTCTGGGAAAAGGAACAAGGACGACGAGCGCTACCTGGACCTGATCAGGGAAGCCAACGACACCACCAAGTTGACCATCTTCGATGCTCGTCCCAACGTCAACGCTGTGGCCAACAAG GCCACAGGGGGTGGCTATGAAGGCGATGAGTACCAAAACGCAGAACTCGTATTCCTCGACATCCAGAACATCCATGTCATGCGAGAATCCTTGAAGAAACTAAAAGACATAGTGTATCCCAATGTAGAGGAATCTCATTGGCTGTCAAGTCTAGAGTCCACACACTGGCTAGAACATGTAAAG TTGGTGTTATCAGGAGCCATCCAAGTAGCAGACAAAGTATCCAGTGGGAACTCTGTGGTGGTCCACTGCAGCGACGGCTGGGACAGAACGGCTCAGCTCACCTCTCTGGCCATGCTCATGCTAGACAGCCACTACCGTACTCTGAAAGGCTTACAG GTGCTCATTGAAAAGGAATGGATCAGCTTTGGACACAAGTTTGCTTCA AGAATAGGTCATGGTGATAAGAACCACGCTGATCAGGACAGATCGCCCATCTTTGTCCAGTTCATCGACTGTGTGTGGCAAATGACTAAACAG TTCCCAACAGCCTTTGAGTTCAATGAGCGCCTCCTGCTGACCATCCTGGATCATCTATACAGCTGCCGCTTTGGCACGTTCCTCTACAACTGTGAGAGTGCGCGAGACCAGAAT GGGGTGAGGTTGAAAACGGTGTCCTTGTGGTCCTTGATCAACAGTAAGACAGACATTTATTTAAACCCTTTCTACACGCCTGAGTCAGGCAGGGTCCTCTACCCTGTTGCCAGCATGCGCCACCTAGAGCTTTGGGTCACATATTACATCCGCTGGAACCCGCGCATTCGACAACAG CAGCAGAGTCCAGTAGAGCAGCGCTACTTGGAGCTATTAGCCCTGCGGGACGAGTACATCAAGAAGCTGGAGGAGCTTCAGCTATCAGACTCCACCCCCTCCCGCTTGGCTAACAGCTCCACCCCCAACACGTCGTCATCGTCCTCTTCCCCCACGCCGTCACAGCAgtacacacacctacacactcCCTTCTGA
- the mtm1 gene encoding myotubularin isoform X2, producing MASPISMYNSNALDTHISSTSRESLKMELLADVTLLPGEERIIDKDIIYICPFSGAVKGKVLITNYRLYFRSSDSDVTVTLDVPLGAISRVEKMGGASSRGENSYGLDITCKDMRNLRFALKQEGHSRRDIFELLFKHAFPVSHGLPLFAYVTQEKYEENGWNIYKPIEEFRRQGLPNNKWRITFINKSYELCDTYPTVLAVPFKCKEEDLRRVASFRSRARIPVLSWIHRENQAVIARCSQPLVGMSGKRNKDDERYLDLIREANDTTKLTIFDARPNVNAVANKATGGGYEGDEYQNAELVFLDIQNIHVMRESLKKLKDIVYPNVEESHWLSSLESTHWLEHVKLVLSGAIQVADKVSSGNSVVVHCSDGWDRTAQLTSLAMLMLDSHYRTLKGLQVLIEKEWISFGHKFASRIGHGDKNHADQDRSPIFVQFIDCVWQMTKQFPTAFEFNERLLLTILDHLYSCRFGTFLYNCESARDQNGVRLKTVSLWSLINSKTDIYLNPFYTPESGRVLYPVASMRHLELWVTYYIRWNPRIRQQQSPVEQRYLELLALRDEYIKKLEELQLSDSTPSRLANSSTPNTSSSSSSPTPSQQYTHLHTPF from the exons ATGGCCTCACCAATCTCTATGTACAACTCCAATGCCTTGGACACTCACATCTCCAGT acctcCAGAGAGTCTTTGAAGATGGAGTTGTTAGCTGATGTCACCCTGCTGCCAGGAGAGGAGAGGATCATCG ATAAAGACATCATCTACATTTGTCCGTTCAGCGGTGCCGTAAAAGGCAAAGTGTTGATCACCAACTACAGACTCTACTTCAGGAGTTCGGATTCT GATGTGACAGTGACACTGGACGTTCCTCTGGGTGCCATCAGTCGGGTCGAGAAAATGGGTGGGGCATCGAGTAGAGGAGAGAACTCTTACGGCCTGGACATCACCTGCAAG GACATGAGGAACCTGAGGTTTGCCCTCAAGCAGGAGGGTCACAGCAGACGAGACATCTTTGAGCTCCTCTTCAAGCATGCCTTCCCTGTCTCACATGGCCTG CCTCTGTTTGCATACGTGACTCAGGAGAAGTACGAGGAGAATGGCTGGAATATTTATAAACCCATAGAAGAGTTCAGACGGCAG GGCTTACCGAATAACAAGTGGCGCATTACTTTCATCAATAAAAGCTATGAACTGTGTGACACCTACCCCACTGTGTTGGCTGTGCCCTTTAAGTGTAAAGAAGAGGACCTGCGGAGAGTTGCTTCCTTCAGGTCCAGAGCACGCATACCA GTGCTGTCATGGATCCACAGGGAGAACCAGGCAGTGATTGCACGCTGCAGCCAGCCTTTGGTCGGCATGTCTGGGAAAAGGAACAAGGACGACGAGCGCTACCTGGACCTGATCAGGGAAGCCAACGACACCACCAAGTTGACCATCTTCGATGCTCGTCCCAACGTCAACGCTGTGGCCAACAAG GCCACAGGGGGTGGCTATGAAGGCGATGAGTACCAAAACGCAGAACTCGTATTCCTCGACATCCAGAACATCCATGTCATGCGAGAATCCTTGAAGAAACTAAAAGACATAGTGTATCCCAATGTAGAGGAATCTCATTGGCTGTCAAGTCTAGAGTCCACACACTGGCTAGAACATGTAAAG TTGGTGTTATCAGGAGCCATCCAAGTAGCAGACAAAGTATCCAGTGGGAACTCTGTGGTGGTCCACTGCAGCGACGGCTGGGACAGAACGGCTCAGCTCACCTCTCTGGCCATGCTCATGCTAGACAGCCACTACCGTACTCTGAAAGGCTTACAG GTGCTCATTGAAAAGGAATGGATCAGCTTTGGACACAAGTTTGCTTCA AGAATAGGTCATGGTGATAAGAACCACGCTGATCAGGACAGATCGCCCATCTTTGTCCAGTTCATCGACTGTGTGTGGCAAATGACTAAACAG TTCCCAACAGCCTTTGAGTTCAATGAGCGCCTCCTGCTGACCATCCTGGATCATCTATACAGCTGCCGCTTTGGCACGTTCCTCTACAACTGTGAGAGTGCGCGAGACCAGAAT GGGGTGAGGTTGAAAACGGTGTCCTTGTGGTCCTTGATCAACAGTAAGACAGACATTTATTTAAACCCTTTCTACACGCCTGAGTCAGGCAGGGTCCTCTACCCTGTTGCCAGCATGCGCCACCTAGAGCTTTGGGTCACATATTACATCCGCTGGAACCCGCGCATTCGACAACAG CAGAGTCCAGTAGAGCAGCGCTACTTGGAGCTATTAGCCCTGCGGGACGAGTACATCAAGAAGCTGGAGGAGCTTCAGCTATCAGACTCCACCCCCTCCCGCTTGGCTAACAGCTCCACCCCCAACACGTCGTCATCGTCCTCTTCCCCCACGCCGTCACAGCAgtacacacacctacacactcCCTTCTGA
- the mtmr1a gene encoding myotubularin-related protein 1a isoform X1, whose translation MEKQSAGMADGAGGTKKAQSSPSNVPVSGESLDSPSGSHVEWCKQLIAATISSQISSSAPADIHRDNRQDSLDEGLCYHGEIDSEHPSSVLNLPALRYSAQVKMFQNQVPLLPGENIQTAIQDVMYICPFSGLLNGTLTITDYKLYFSSMERESPFVLDINLGAISRLETISIPNQGENTKGLELVCKDMRSPRFAYKTETSHPDVVEILAKHAFPLSHNLTLFAFQYKEKFPVDGWKVYDPVAEYKRQGLPNESWTISKVNSTYELCDTYPSLLVIPTNVTDDDIKRVAAFRAKHRIPVLSWIHPESQATIVRCGQPLVGSSDRRCKEDERLLQIIMDANAQSHKLSIFDARQCSVADTNKAKDGGYESESFYPNVELNFLDIPNIHVMRESLRKMKDVVYPTIDEARWHSNIYQTHWLEYIRLLLAGAAKIADKLESGKTSVVVHCSDGWDRTAQLTSLAMLMLDGHYRTLRGFQVLLEKEWISFGHKFAARVGHGDEDHANSERSPLFVQFIDCVWQMTRQFPAAFEFNELFLVTVLDHLYSCLFGTFLFNSEQERIAKEAHTTTISLWSYINSQPEDFSNPFYVDYQHHVLYPLASCRHLELWNTYYARWNPRMRPQVPVHQTLKDLLFLRAELQRRVDDLQREATTHSLSSASEHSPSHGTGTPLHTVV comes from the exons ATGGAGAAGCAAAGTGCCGGCATGGCGGACGGAGCAGGAGGCACTAAAAAGGCGCAGAGCTCTCCGAGCAATGTACCAGTCAGTGGGGAAAGCCTGGACAG TCCATCAGGTTCCCATGTGGAGTGGTGTAAACAACTGATTGCAGCCACCATCTCCAGTCAGATTTCATCCTCAGCACCAGCAGACATCCACAGAGACAACAGG CAGGATTCACTGGATGAAGGGCTTTGTTACCATGGAGAGATTGACTCTGAGCATCCCTCCAGTGTTTTG aaccTTCCAGCGTTAAGATACAGCGCCCAAGTCAAAATGTTCCAGAATCAGGTTCCACTGCTCCCAGGGGAGAACATTCAGACTGCAA tccaGGACGTGATGTACATTTGTCCATTCAGTGGTCTCCTCAATGGAACTCTGACCATCACAGACTACAAGCTCTATTTCAGCAGCATGGAAAGG GAGTCTCCATTTGTACTTGACATCAACCTGGGAGCCATCAGCCGCCTGGAGACCATCAGTATCCCCAACCAAGGCGAGAACACCAAAGGGCTGGAGCTGGTCTGCAAA GACATGAGGAGTCCCAGGTTTGCCTACAAGACGGAGACAAGTCATCCGGATGTGGTAGAAATATTGGCCAAACATGCTTTCCCTCTGTCACACAACCTG ACGTTATTTGCTTTCCAGTACAAGGAGAAGTTTCCCGTGGATGGCTGGAAGGTATACGACCCCGTAGCAGAGTACAAACGTCAG GGTCTCCCCAATGAGAGCTGGACCATCAGTAAAGTCAACAGCACCTATGAACTGTGTGACACGTACCCCTCCCTGCTGGTCATTCCCACTAATGTCACTGACGACGACATCAAGCGAGTGGCTGCCTTCCGAGCTAAGCATCGCATTCCG GTCTTATCCTGGATCCACCCAGAGTCCCAGGCCACCATCGTCCGCTGCGGCCAGCCATTAGTCGGATCCTCGGACCGTCGTTGCAAAGAGGACGAGCGATTACTCCAAATCATCATGGACGCCAACGCTCAGTCCCACAAGCTCAGCATCTTTGACGCCCGCCAATGCAGCGTGGCAGACACCAACAAA gccAAAGACGGTGGCTACGAAAGCGAGAGTTTCTACCCCAACGTGGAGCTGAACTTCCTGGACATCCCCAACATCCACGTGATGCGTGAATCTctgaggaagatgaaggatgTTGTGTACCCCACCATCGACGAAGCCCGCTGGCATTCCAATATCTACCAGACTCACTGGCTGGAGTACATACGG CTGCTGCTAGCCGGAGCAGCCAAGATAGCCGACAAGCTGGAGTCTGGGAAGACATCTGTGGTGGTCCACTGCAGCGACGGCTGGGATAGAACAGCGCAGCTCACCTCTTTGGCCATGCTCATGTTGGATGGACACTACCGCACGCTCAGAGGCTTCCAG GTTCTGCTGGAGAAGGAGTGGATAAGTTTTGGACACAAGTTTGCTGCT CGTGTGGGTCACGGCGACGAGGACCACGCCAACTCCGAGCGCTCGCCTCTCTTTGTTCAGTTCATCGACTGCGTCTGGCAGATGACTCGACAG TTCCCAGCAGCCTTTGAGTTCAACGAGCTGTTCCTGGTCACGGTGCTCGACCATCTCTACAGCTGTCTCTTTGGGACCTTTCTGTTTAACAGCGAACAGGAACGCATCGCCAAG GAGGCCCACACCACGACAATATCCCTGTGGTCCTACATTAACAG CCAGCCGGAGGACTTCAGCAACCCCTTCTATGTGGACTACCAGCACCATGTTCTTTATCCTCTGGCCTCCTGCAGACACCTGGAGCTGTGGAACACCTATTACGCTCGCTGGAACCCCCGCATGAGGCCACAG GTGCCGGTGCATCAAACTCTAAAGGATCTGCTCTTTTTGAGGGCAGAACTTCAGCGGCGGGTGGATGACCTGCAGAGGGAGGCCACCACCCACTCACTATCCTCCGCCTCTGAACACTCCCCCTCACACGGCACGGGGACGCCACTGCACACCGTTGTCTga
- the mtmr1a gene encoding myotubularin-related protein 1a isoform X2, which yields MEKQSAGMADGAGGTKKAQSSPSNVPVSGESLDSPSGSHVEWCKQLIAATISSQISSSAPADIHRDNRDSLDEGLCYHGEIDSEHPSSVLNLPALRYSAQVKMFQNQVPLLPGENIQTAIQDVMYICPFSGLLNGTLTITDYKLYFSSMERESPFVLDINLGAISRLETISIPNQGENTKGLELVCKDMRSPRFAYKTETSHPDVVEILAKHAFPLSHNLTLFAFQYKEKFPVDGWKVYDPVAEYKRQGLPNESWTISKVNSTYELCDTYPSLLVIPTNVTDDDIKRVAAFRAKHRIPVLSWIHPESQATIVRCGQPLVGSSDRRCKEDERLLQIIMDANAQSHKLSIFDARQCSVADTNKAKDGGYESESFYPNVELNFLDIPNIHVMRESLRKMKDVVYPTIDEARWHSNIYQTHWLEYIRLLLAGAAKIADKLESGKTSVVVHCSDGWDRTAQLTSLAMLMLDGHYRTLRGFQVLLEKEWISFGHKFAARVGHGDEDHANSERSPLFVQFIDCVWQMTRQFPAAFEFNELFLVTVLDHLYSCLFGTFLFNSEQERIAKEAHTTTISLWSYINSQPEDFSNPFYVDYQHHVLYPLASCRHLELWNTYYARWNPRMRPQVPVHQTLKDLLFLRAELQRRVDDLQREATTHSLSSASEHSPSHGTGTPLHTVV from the exons ATGGAGAAGCAAAGTGCCGGCATGGCGGACGGAGCAGGAGGCACTAAAAAGGCGCAGAGCTCTCCGAGCAATGTACCAGTCAGTGGGGAAAGCCTGGACAG TCCATCAGGTTCCCATGTGGAGTGGTGTAAACAACTGATTGCAGCCACCATCTCCAGTCAGATTTCATCCTCAGCACCAGCAGACATCCACAGAGACAACAGG GATTCACTGGATGAAGGGCTTTGTTACCATGGAGAGATTGACTCTGAGCATCCCTCCAGTGTTTTG aaccTTCCAGCGTTAAGATACAGCGCCCAAGTCAAAATGTTCCAGAATCAGGTTCCACTGCTCCCAGGGGAGAACATTCAGACTGCAA tccaGGACGTGATGTACATTTGTCCATTCAGTGGTCTCCTCAATGGAACTCTGACCATCACAGACTACAAGCTCTATTTCAGCAGCATGGAAAGG GAGTCTCCATTTGTACTTGACATCAACCTGGGAGCCATCAGCCGCCTGGAGACCATCAGTATCCCCAACCAAGGCGAGAACACCAAAGGGCTGGAGCTGGTCTGCAAA GACATGAGGAGTCCCAGGTTTGCCTACAAGACGGAGACAAGTCATCCGGATGTGGTAGAAATATTGGCCAAACATGCTTTCCCTCTGTCACACAACCTG ACGTTATTTGCTTTCCAGTACAAGGAGAAGTTTCCCGTGGATGGCTGGAAGGTATACGACCCCGTAGCAGAGTACAAACGTCAG GGTCTCCCCAATGAGAGCTGGACCATCAGTAAAGTCAACAGCACCTATGAACTGTGTGACACGTACCCCTCCCTGCTGGTCATTCCCACTAATGTCACTGACGACGACATCAAGCGAGTGGCTGCCTTCCGAGCTAAGCATCGCATTCCG GTCTTATCCTGGATCCACCCAGAGTCCCAGGCCACCATCGTCCGCTGCGGCCAGCCATTAGTCGGATCCTCGGACCGTCGTTGCAAAGAGGACGAGCGATTACTCCAAATCATCATGGACGCCAACGCTCAGTCCCACAAGCTCAGCATCTTTGACGCCCGCCAATGCAGCGTGGCAGACACCAACAAA gccAAAGACGGTGGCTACGAAAGCGAGAGTTTCTACCCCAACGTGGAGCTGAACTTCCTGGACATCCCCAACATCCACGTGATGCGTGAATCTctgaggaagatgaaggatgTTGTGTACCCCACCATCGACGAAGCCCGCTGGCATTCCAATATCTACCAGACTCACTGGCTGGAGTACATACGG CTGCTGCTAGCCGGAGCAGCCAAGATAGCCGACAAGCTGGAGTCTGGGAAGACATCTGTGGTGGTCCACTGCAGCGACGGCTGGGATAGAACAGCGCAGCTCACCTCTTTGGCCATGCTCATGTTGGATGGACACTACCGCACGCTCAGAGGCTTCCAG GTTCTGCTGGAGAAGGAGTGGATAAGTTTTGGACACAAGTTTGCTGCT CGTGTGGGTCACGGCGACGAGGACCACGCCAACTCCGAGCGCTCGCCTCTCTTTGTTCAGTTCATCGACTGCGTCTGGCAGATGACTCGACAG TTCCCAGCAGCCTTTGAGTTCAACGAGCTGTTCCTGGTCACGGTGCTCGACCATCTCTACAGCTGTCTCTTTGGGACCTTTCTGTTTAACAGCGAACAGGAACGCATCGCCAAG GAGGCCCACACCACGACAATATCCCTGTGGTCCTACATTAACAG CCAGCCGGAGGACTTCAGCAACCCCTTCTATGTGGACTACCAGCACCATGTTCTTTATCCTCTGGCCTCCTGCAGACACCTGGAGCTGTGGAACACCTATTACGCTCGCTGGAACCCCCGCATGAGGCCACAG GTGCCGGTGCATCAAACTCTAAAGGATCTGCTCTTTTTGAGGGCAGAACTTCAGCGGCGGGTGGATGACCTGCAGAGGGAGGCCACCACCCACTCACTATCCTCCGCCTCTGAACACTCCCCCTCACACGGCACGGGGACGCCACTGCACACCGTTGTCTga
- the mtmr1a gene encoding myotubularin-related protein 1a isoform X3 yields the protein MEKQSAGMADGAGGTKKAQSSPSNVPVSGESLDSPSGSHVEWCKQLIAATISSQISSSAPADIHRDNRNLPALRYSAQVKMFQNQVPLLPGENIQTAIQDVMYICPFSGLLNGTLTITDYKLYFSSMERESPFVLDINLGAISRLETISIPNQGENTKGLELVCKDMRSPRFAYKTETSHPDVVEILAKHAFPLSHNLTLFAFQYKEKFPVDGWKVYDPVAEYKRQGLPNESWTISKVNSTYELCDTYPSLLVIPTNVTDDDIKRVAAFRAKHRIPVLSWIHPESQATIVRCGQPLVGSSDRRCKEDERLLQIIMDANAQSHKLSIFDARQCSVADTNKAKDGGYESESFYPNVELNFLDIPNIHVMRESLRKMKDVVYPTIDEARWHSNIYQTHWLEYIRLLLAGAAKIADKLESGKTSVVVHCSDGWDRTAQLTSLAMLMLDGHYRTLRGFQVLLEKEWISFGHKFAARVGHGDEDHANSERSPLFVQFIDCVWQMTRQFPAAFEFNELFLVTVLDHLYSCLFGTFLFNSEQERIAKEAHTTTISLWSYINSQPEDFSNPFYVDYQHHVLYPLASCRHLELWNTYYARWNPRMRPQVPVHQTLKDLLFLRAELQRRVDDLQREATTHSLSSASEHSPSHGTGTPLHTVV from the exons ATGGAGAAGCAAAGTGCCGGCATGGCGGACGGAGCAGGAGGCACTAAAAAGGCGCAGAGCTCTCCGAGCAATGTACCAGTCAGTGGGGAAAGCCTGGACAG TCCATCAGGTTCCCATGTGGAGTGGTGTAAACAACTGATTGCAGCCACCATCTCCAGTCAGATTTCATCCTCAGCACCAGCAGACATCCACAGAGACAACAGG aaccTTCCAGCGTTAAGATACAGCGCCCAAGTCAAAATGTTCCAGAATCAGGTTCCACTGCTCCCAGGGGAGAACATTCAGACTGCAA tccaGGACGTGATGTACATTTGTCCATTCAGTGGTCTCCTCAATGGAACTCTGACCATCACAGACTACAAGCTCTATTTCAGCAGCATGGAAAGG GAGTCTCCATTTGTACTTGACATCAACCTGGGAGCCATCAGCCGCCTGGAGACCATCAGTATCCCCAACCAAGGCGAGAACACCAAAGGGCTGGAGCTGGTCTGCAAA GACATGAGGAGTCCCAGGTTTGCCTACAAGACGGAGACAAGTCATCCGGATGTGGTAGAAATATTGGCCAAACATGCTTTCCCTCTGTCACACAACCTG ACGTTATTTGCTTTCCAGTACAAGGAGAAGTTTCCCGTGGATGGCTGGAAGGTATACGACCCCGTAGCAGAGTACAAACGTCAG GGTCTCCCCAATGAGAGCTGGACCATCAGTAAAGTCAACAGCACCTATGAACTGTGTGACACGTACCCCTCCCTGCTGGTCATTCCCACTAATGTCACTGACGACGACATCAAGCGAGTGGCTGCCTTCCGAGCTAAGCATCGCATTCCG GTCTTATCCTGGATCCACCCAGAGTCCCAGGCCACCATCGTCCGCTGCGGCCAGCCATTAGTCGGATCCTCGGACCGTCGTTGCAAAGAGGACGAGCGATTACTCCAAATCATCATGGACGCCAACGCTCAGTCCCACAAGCTCAGCATCTTTGACGCCCGCCAATGCAGCGTGGCAGACACCAACAAA gccAAAGACGGTGGCTACGAAAGCGAGAGTTTCTACCCCAACGTGGAGCTGAACTTCCTGGACATCCCCAACATCCACGTGATGCGTGAATCTctgaggaagatgaaggatgTTGTGTACCCCACCATCGACGAAGCCCGCTGGCATTCCAATATCTACCAGACTCACTGGCTGGAGTACATACGG CTGCTGCTAGCCGGAGCAGCCAAGATAGCCGACAAGCTGGAGTCTGGGAAGACATCTGTGGTGGTCCACTGCAGCGACGGCTGGGATAGAACAGCGCAGCTCACCTCTTTGGCCATGCTCATGTTGGATGGACACTACCGCACGCTCAGAGGCTTCCAG GTTCTGCTGGAGAAGGAGTGGATAAGTTTTGGACACAAGTTTGCTGCT CGTGTGGGTCACGGCGACGAGGACCACGCCAACTCCGAGCGCTCGCCTCTCTTTGTTCAGTTCATCGACTGCGTCTGGCAGATGACTCGACAG TTCCCAGCAGCCTTTGAGTTCAACGAGCTGTTCCTGGTCACGGTGCTCGACCATCTCTACAGCTGTCTCTTTGGGACCTTTCTGTTTAACAGCGAACAGGAACGCATCGCCAAG GAGGCCCACACCACGACAATATCCCTGTGGTCCTACATTAACAG CCAGCCGGAGGACTTCAGCAACCCCTTCTATGTGGACTACCAGCACCATGTTCTTTATCCTCTGGCCTCCTGCAGACACCTGGAGCTGTGGAACACCTATTACGCTCGCTGGAACCCCCGCATGAGGCCACAG GTGCCGGTGCATCAAACTCTAAAGGATCTGCTCTTTTTGAGGGCAGAACTTCAGCGGCGGGTGGATGACCTGCAGAGGGAGGCCACCACCCACTCACTATCCTCCGCCTCTGAACACTCCCCCTCACACGGCACGGGGACGCCACTGCACACCGTTGTCTga